In Halobacillus amylolyticus, the following proteins share a genomic window:
- a CDS encoding transglycosylase domain-containing protein, translated as MGKNKKFDFKSLKSLWEKGVIQKSTRIGYDVTWNIILFFIILGVVGLFFAGGVGAGYFASLVKDEPMRSEAEMRESIYNYEETSEIYFDDENFLGKIQSDLYREEVTLDQMSKHLRHAVIATEDAYFNTHNGVVPKAVMRAVMQEVTNAAVKTGGSTLTQQLVKNQILTNEVSFERKAKEMLIALRVERFFEKEEILEAYLNIVPFGRNANGQNIAGVQTAAEGIFGVSAKELSIPQAAFIAGLPQSPFAYTPFKNNGEPKSTDALQPGMNRMKEVLERMYEAEYITKEQYEKALDFNLAENLAEPTSTSLEKYPFLTNEIHRRAKDIIVEQLAKENGHTMEDVANDEALAEEYNVLAERRLSTGGFKIHTTIDQEIFDALKEVKNNYNRYPRNKTVTVPDSETGEPVQTVIPAQVGSTVIENSTGKIKGFIAGRDFETQQLNHATQSLRSNGSTMKPLAVYGPGIDMGRIHPGSVFADVPYQYRGTSDNVGNYGGGYHGLVSARYALAKSYNVPAVKGYMRIIDENPAKNYLEKMGFTTFGEDDYTNASLALGTALVTNEENTNAYATFGNMGNFVDAYMIEKIETQDGETFYQHESETTEVFSPQAAYLTIDMLRDVLEYGTAAGLKGQLTYPGVDWAGKTGTSQKYKDTWFVATNPNVTVSMWMGYDEEASLRGVSNYSGRNTALWADVVNAVSEIRPELMVPDSGFQRPEGIVSRSYCATSGLLASDLCSSVGLAQSDLYIAEYAPTKVDDSLISGEFVRVKSNLVTAGANTPNEFIIDGGGVTLSPEFIKENNYDSQSTLNYLIPNRGAWNNVALPSSGSLSTSSIENDGNSPAAPGSVSANSSVISWSASSSNDVVGYRVYKASEPGGSFTLIGNTTETSFNFSGGDGIYAVRAVDYFGQSSGNSSTVKVGKPGKADPEPKPEPEEDPKPKPEEESEPSSDSEAETEEPVSGSSESADPENPEASPEASSADDNETQAGSEESSNTETEQPNEGNAGNTGNQDNVNNDDSEPNADEQ; from the coding sequence ATGGGGAAGAATAAAAAATTTGATTTTAAATCTCTTAAGTCTCTTTGGGAAAAAGGAGTAATTCAAAAAAGTACCCGCATAGGTTATGATGTGACCTGGAATATCATATTATTTTTCATCATTCTTGGTGTAGTTGGACTATTTTTCGCTGGCGGAGTCGGAGCCGGTTACTTCGCATCACTCGTTAAGGACGAGCCTATGAGAAGTGAAGCCGAAATGCGAGAAAGTATTTATAACTACGAGGAAACATCTGAAATTTATTTTGATGATGAAAATTTCTTAGGAAAAATACAGTCAGATCTATACAGAGAAGAAGTGACGCTTGACCAAATGAGTAAACACCTGCGGCATGCCGTTATCGCCACAGAAGATGCTTATTTCAACACACATAACGGTGTCGTACCTAAAGCCGTTATGCGAGCCGTCATGCAAGAAGTAACCAATGCTGCCGTTAAAACCGGTGGTAGTACGTTAACACAGCAGCTTGTTAAAAACCAAATCCTTACAAATGAAGTGTCATTTGAGCGTAAAGCAAAGGAAATGTTAATCGCATTAAGAGTAGAACGCTTTTTTGAAAAAGAAGAAATCTTAGAAGCATACTTAAACATTGTTCCCTTTGGCCGAAATGCGAACGGTCAAAACATAGCAGGTGTTCAAACTGCAGCCGAGGGTATATTCGGCGTGAGTGCAAAGGAATTATCTATTCCTCAAGCCGCTTTTATCGCGGGACTTCCCCAAAGCCCGTTTGCTTATACACCATTTAAAAATAATGGTGAACCAAAAAGCACCGATGCCCTTCAACCTGGAATGAACAGAATGAAGGAAGTTCTTGAAAGGATGTATGAAGCTGAATACATTACGAAAGAACAATATGAGAAGGCACTGGACTTCAATCTAGCAGAAAATCTAGCAGAACCAACTAGTACTTCACTAGAGAAGTATCCATTCTTAACAAATGAGATTCATAGACGCGCAAAAGATATAATTGTCGAGCAATTGGCTAAAGAGAATGGTCACACAATGGAAGATGTGGCGAACGATGAAGCACTGGCGGAAGAGTATAATGTGCTAGCAGAGCGTCGTTTAAGTACTGGCGGATTCAAGATTCATACAACGATAGATCAAGAGATTTTTGACGCTCTTAAGGAAGTGAAGAACAATTACAACCGATACCCTCGGAATAAGACTGTAACAGTACCGGACTCTGAAACAGGGGAACCCGTCCAAACAGTGATTCCTGCACAAGTAGGAAGTACCGTTATTGAAAATTCTACAGGTAAAATTAAGGGCTTTATTGCAGGTCGTGACTTTGAAACCCAACAGCTAAACCACGCTACACAGTCACTTCGTTCTAACGGAAGTACAATGAAACCGTTGGCCGTTTATGGGCCAGGGATCGACATGGGACGTATTCATCCCGGCTCCGTATTTGCAGACGTTCCTTATCAATACAGGGGCACTAGCGATAACGTAGGGAACTACGGTGGAGGATATCATGGACTTGTATCAGCGCGTTACGCGTTAGCGAAGTCTTATAACGTCCCTGCTGTTAAAGGATATATGCGAATCATTGATGAAAATCCAGCTAAAAATTATTTAGAGAAAATGGGCTTCACAACATTCGGTGAAGATGATTATACTAACGCTTCTTTAGCCCTTGGCACAGCTCTTGTGACCAATGAAGAAAACACCAATGCCTATGCCACATTTGGTAATATGGGGAATTTCGTCGATGCGTATATGATCGAAAAAATTGAGACACAAGATGGCGAAACTTTTTATCAGCATGAATCAGAAACAACTGAAGTGTTTAGTCCGCAAGCCGCATATCTCACAATCGATATGCTGCGCGATGTATTAGAATATGGAACGGCAGCCGGATTAAAAGGACAGCTTACGTACCCTGGTGTCGACTGGGCTGGCAAGACAGGTACATCACAAAAGTATAAAGATACATGGTTTGTCGCTACTAACCCTAACGTTACAGTAAGCATGTGGATGGGGTATGATGAAGAAGCAAGTTTACGAGGTGTTTCAAATTATAGTGGAAGAAATACAGCACTGTGGGCTGATGTAGTTAATGCCGTATCGGAAATCCGACCAGAGCTCATGGTTCCAGACAGTGGTTTCCAGCGTCCAGAAGGAATTGTTTCACGTTCCTACTGTGCTACTTCTGGTTTACTAGCCTCTGATTTATGTTCATCCGTAGGGCTCGCGCAAAGCGACCTCTATATTGCGGAATACGCTCCTACAAAAGTTGATGATAGTCTGATTAGCGGTGAGTTTGTTAGAGTGAAGAGTAATTTAGTTACTGCTGGAGCAAATACACCGAATGAATTCATCATTGATGGCGGCGGTGTAACACTAAGTCCTGAATTTATCAAAGAAAACAATTATGACTCGCAATCAACTTTGAACTATTTAATTCCAAACAGAGGGGCATGGAACAATGTTGCTCTCCCTTCATCCGGATCGTTATCCACATCATCGATCGAAAATGATGGGAACAGCCCCGCAGCTCCCGGATCAGTTTCAGCAAACTCATCAGTGATATCCTGGTCTGCCTCTTCTAGTAACGATGTCGTTGGTTATAGAGTGTATAAGGCATCTGAGCCTGGTGGATCATTTACATTAATAGGAAATACGACGGAAACTTCCTTTAACTTCTCTGGCGGTGATGGGATCTATGCCGTACGAGCTGTAGACTACTTCGGCCAATCGTCTGGTAATTCATCAACTGTAAAAGTTGGTAAACCCGGTAAAGCTGACCCAGAACCGAAGCCAGAACCAGAGGAAGATCCTAAACCTAAACCTGAAGAGGAGTCAGAGCCATCCTCAGATTCCGAAGCAGAAACCGAAGAACCCGTCTCAGGGTCCTCTGAGTCAGCAGACCCAGAAAACCCTGAGGCATCTCCAGAAGCTAGCTCGGCTGATGATAACGAAACCCAAGCCGGTAGTGAGGAAAGTTCTAATACTGAAACTGAACAACCAAATGAAGGTAATGCAGGTAACACAGGTAATCAAGACAACGTGAACAATGATGATTCAGAACCAAATGCCGACGAACAGTAA
- the tyrS gene encoding tyrosine--tRNA ligase, translated as MDILTDLEKRGLINQITDEEGLRKHLNEKQVTLYCGFDPTGDSLHIGHLVPALLLKRFQEAGHRPIALVGGGTGMIGDPSGRSTERQLNSAEVVLGYSEKLSNQLAKLLNFDEGENAAVARNNHEWLSQMTVIDFLRDTGKHFGINYMLAKDSVESRIESGISFTEFSYMILQALDFQQLNAKESCTLQIGGSDQWGNITAGLEYIRRSAAGEKEVEAYGLTMPLITKADGSKFGKTAGGAIWLDPEKTTPYEFYQFWINADDRDVIQFLKYFTFLSHEDIAELEKEVEAQPEKRMAQRRLAEEMTRLIHDEEALKQAERISEALFSGDIKALSGNEIEQGFKDVPAYHSEEKQPALIELLVTAGISSSKRQAREDINNGAIYINGDRNQDLKHIINETDRIEDQFTIIRRGKKKYFLIRYV; from the coding sequence TTGGATATCTTAACAGATTTAGAAAAGCGTGGTTTAATTAATCAAATTACTGACGAAGAAGGATTAAGAAAGCATTTAAATGAAAAGCAAGTGACACTGTACTGTGGGTTTGATCCGACCGGGGACAGTCTACACATCGGTCATCTAGTACCAGCGTTATTGTTGAAACGATTCCAGGAGGCTGGACATCGTCCAATCGCACTTGTCGGTGGCGGTACGGGGATGATAGGAGATCCAAGCGGGCGGTCTACGGAGCGACAGCTTAATTCGGCTGAAGTGGTGCTTGGATACAGTGAAAAACTTAGCAATCAACTAGCTAAGCTGCTTAATTTTGATGAAGGTGAAAATGCTGCTGTCGCTAGAAACAATCATGAGTGGCTATCGCAAATGACAGTCATTGATTTCTTGCGGGATACTGGAAAACACTTCGGCATAAATTACATGCTGGCTAAAGATTCTGTGGAGTCCCGGATCGAAAGCGGCATAAGTTTTACAGAATTCAGCTATATGATTTTACAAGCGCTCGATTTCCAACAGTTAAATGCGAAAGAAAGTTGTACCCTGCAAATTGGGGGCAGTGATCAGTGGGGCAATATTACCGCCGGTCTTGAATACATTCGTAGGTCAGCAGCTGGAGAGAAAGAAGTCGAAGCTTACGGGTTAACAATGCCGTTAATTACAAAAGCGGATGGTTCAAAATTTGGGAAAACTGCTGGCGGAGCGATTTGGCTAGATCCTGAGAAAACAACACCGTACGAGTTTTACCAGTTTTGGATTAATGCGGATGACCGTGATGTTATTCAATTCTTGAAGTACTTCACATTCTTGAGTCACGAAGATATTGCTGAACTTGAGAAGGAAGTGGAGGCCCAGCCAGAAAAACGGATGGCTCAACGACGTCTGGCTGAAGAAATGACTCGCCTTATCCATGACGAGGAGGCATTAAAACAAGCTGAACGAATTAGTGAAGCTTTATTTAGCGGAGATATTAAGGCTCTTTCAGGAAATGAGATAGAACAGGGCTTTAAAGATGTACCCGCCTATCATTCTGAAGAAAAACAACCAGCATTAATTGAACTATTGGTTACAGCTGGCATTTCTTCATCCAAACGCCAGGCGCGGGAAGATATTAATAATGGAGCGATCTATATAAATGGAGATAGAAATCAGGATTTAAAGCATATAATTAATGAAACGGATCGTATTGAAGATCAATTTACAATCATCCGCAGAGGTAAGAAGAAATACTTTTTAATTCGATATGTTTAA
- the rpsD gene encoding 30S ribosomal protein S4 has protein sequence MARYTGSTWKKSRRYGISLSGTGKELDKRPYAPGQHGPNQRRKQSEYGLQLQEKQKLRFMYGLTERQFRRMFEEGGNMKGIHGENFMILLESRLDNLVYRLGLARTRPQARQLVNHGHVTVDGGRVDIPSYRVAPGQVIGLREKSQNLDIVQEAVEVNNFVPEYLTFDADKQEGTYSRYPERSELPAEINEALIVEFYSR, from the coding sequence ATGGCACGTTATACAGGATCAACCTGGAAAAAATCACGTCGTTATGGCATTTCTTTAAGTGGAACTGGTAAGGAACTAGACAAACGTCCTTACGCACCTGGACAGCATGGTCCAAATCAACGTAGAAAACAGTCTGAATATGGACTTCAGCTTCAAGAGAAGCAGAAGCTTCGTTTCATGTATGGCCTAACTGAGCGTCAATTCCGTCGCATGTTCGAAGAAGGCGGGAACATGAAAGGGATTCACGGTGAGAACTTCATGATTCTTCTTGAATCTCGTTTAGACAACCTTGTTTACCGTCTTGGTCTAGCTCGTACGCGCCCACAAGCTCGTCAGCTAGTTAACCACGGTCATGTGACTGTTGATGGCGGACGCGTAGATATTCCATCTTACCGCGTAGCACCAGGTCAAGTGATTGGTCTTCGTGAGAAATCACAAAACCTAGATATCGTACAGGAAGCTGTTGAAGTGAACAACTTCGTACCAGAGTATCTTACGTTCGATGCTGACAAGCAAGAAGGTACTTACTCTCGTTACCCTGAGCGTTCTGAACTTCCAGCTGAGATTAACGAAGCTCTTATCGTTGAGTTCTACTCTCGTTAA